One part of the bacterium (Candidatus Blackallbacteria) CG13_big_fil_rev_8_21_14_2_50_49_14 genome encodes these proteins:
- a CDS encoding glycosyl transferase, with product MVLSITNLLYMFFLNSMYVVTSILSFGALRKYSRRLKSVSIEYLLTSAGAPPITMVVPSYNEESTCVESIRALLNLQYPEYEVLVVNDGSQDKTLKRLIDAYDLEPAYRTPLSNLKTQEIHAVYRSLKFSNLWVLDKANGGKADALNAGINMCQTPLFCAIDADSLLEQDALLRVVRPYLEESKTVAVGGIVRIANGCVIESGIVKQVRLPKTWLARFQALEYLRSFLSGRMGWSVMGGTLIISGAFGLFKRSLIVDIGGYATDTVGEDMELIVRLHRYCLEQKLSYDIAFIPDPVAWTECPEDMKTLANQRDRWQRGLMEALWIHRGMFFNPRYGRIGLLAYPYYFFLEMLGPVIELTGYLSILVTGLLGMLSGSFMMAFFLVAFVYGSIVSIFAIALEELTFRRYLRMKDLLNLILASLLESFGYRQLLTLWRARGMWRKLTRRSHSWGKMERKGFGVRQASP from the coding sequence ATGGTCTTGAGCATTACCAATTTGCTCTATATGTTTTTCTTAAACAGTATGTATGTGGTGACCAGCATTCTGTCCTTTGGGGCCTTGCGCAAATATTCGCGCCGTTTAAAATCTGTCAGCATTGAGTATTTGCTGACTTCAGCAGGGGCTCCGCCCATCACCATGGTGGTTCCCTCTTATAACGAAGAATCCACCTGTGTAGAATCAATACGCGCTCTGCTCAACCTGCAATACCCTGAATATGAAGTGCTGGTCGTCAATGACGGCTCCCAAGACAAAACCCTGAAGCGTCTGATTGACGCCTACGATCTGGAACCCGCCTACCGCACGCCGCTTTCCAATCTGAAAACCCAAGAAATTCACGCGGTCTATCGCAGTCTGAAATTTAGCAATCTGTGGGTGCTGGACAAAGCCAATGGAGGCAAAGCAGATGCCTTGAACGCGGGCATCAATATGTGCCAAACCCCCCTTTTCTGTGCCATTGACGCTGACAGCCTGCTGGAGCAGGATGCTCTTCTGCGCGTGGTTCGCCCCTATCTTGAAGAGAGTAAAACCGTGGCGGTAGGAGGCATTGTGCGTATTGCCAATGGTTGTGTGATCGAAAGCGGGATTGTAAAACAGGTGCGTCTGCCCAAAACCTGGCTGGCCCGCTTTCAGGCCCTGGAATATTTACGTTCGTTTCTCTCGGGTCGTATGGGTTGGAGTGTAATGGGGGGCACCCTGATTATTTCAGGTGCCTTTGGACTGTTTAAACGCTCTTTGATCGTGGATATCGGCGGCTATGCCACCGATACGGTCGGTGAAGATATGGAGCTGATTGTGCGTCTTCACCGCTATTGCCTGGAACAGAAACTCTCCTACGATATTGCCTTTATTCCAGATCCCGTGGCCTGGACCGAATGTCCTGAAGACATGAAAACCTTGGCCAACCAGCGCGACCGCTGGCAAAGAGGCTTGATGGAAGCACTTTGGATACACCGGGGCATGTTTTTTAATCCCCGCTATGGACGGATTGGGCTCTTGGCTTATCCCTATTATTTTTTCCTGGAAATGCTGGGCCCCGTGATTGAGTTAACAGGCTATCTTTCTATTTTGGTCACAGGCCTTTTGGGCATGCTTTCGGGTTCTTTTATGATGGCCTTTTTTCTGGTCGCCTTCGTCTATGGCAGCATTGTCTCGATTTTCGCAATCGCGCTTGAAGAGTTGACTTTCCGCCGCTACCTGCGCATGAAAGATTTGCTCAATCTGATTCTTGCCTCTTTGCTTGAAAGTTTTGGCTATCGCCAATTGCTCACCCTCTGGCGCGCACGGGGCATGTGGCGAAAACTCACCCGTCGCAGCCACTCTTGGGGCAAAATGGAACGCAAGGGTTTTGGGGTGCGGCAAGCCAGCCCCTGA